The Rhodothermia bacterium genome has a segment encoding these proteins:
- a CDS encoding CocE/NonD family hydrolase: MLTSFLRTFLLLVLFLPFKINAQAATDYSPKENYEKFEYNIPVRDGIKLYTAVFVPKDKSQSYPFLIKRTPYGCGPYGADRFPGILGPQGDHRFAKEGYIFVCQDVRGRWMSEGKFTNMTPAIPNQTGHRTIDESTDTYDTVEFLLRNIPQNNGKVGLHGISYPGFYVAASIINSHPAIVAASPQAPIGDWFVGDDFHANGAFYLQDAFNFFSGFEHPEPTPTQKRGKSLDIQSDDAYTFFLRLGALRNANERYFKGKVDFWNTFMKHGTYDQFWQERNIIPHLKGVKSNVMTVIGAFDAEDPYGGYEIFRSIGKLSPEVPTNRLVIGPWFHGGWERSEGNFLGNVPFVQKTAVQYRESIDLPFFNHYLKGKGAFNQANVRAFASGSNEWHNFEVWPPKNANPTTWYFHPSGKIKNQAPSSASGMDRYVSDPAKPVPYSQRITFDRTREYMTEDQRFAATRPDVLVYETEALTEDVTVAGPVDIRLFVSTTGTDADFVVKVIDVFPDSTKEVQPRDKKYLSNPLAGYQMLVRYAVMRGKFRNSLSEPEPIQPGKVTEIRWKSPHIFHTFKKGHRLMVQVQSSFFPLIDRNPQVFTDIYSAKDSDFKTQTHTLYRSSKYPSSITIGRISGN; the protein is encoded by the coding sequence ATGTTAACATCGTTTTTGCGCACTTTTTTGCTGCTTGTACTGTTTTTGCCCTTCAAGATAAATGCTCAGGCAGCAACGGATTACTCGCCAAAAGAGAATTATGAAAAATTTGAGTATAATATTCCGGTTCGAGACGGTATCAAGTTATACACGGCCGTTTTTGTCCCAAAAGATAAAAGTCAATCTTATCCTTTTTTGATAAAACGAACGCCCTATGGTTGTGGCCCCTATGGCGCTGATAGATTTCCGGGGATATTAGGTCCACAAGGTGATCATCGCTTTGCCAAAGAAGGATATATATTTGTATGCCAAGATGTACGTGGGCGATGGATGAGTGAAGGCAAATTCACCAATATGACGCCTGCTATACCGAACCAGACTGGACACCGTACAATTGATGAGAGTACAGACACCTATGACACGGTTGAATTTCTGCTTAGGAATATTCCTCAAAATAATGGTAAAGTGGGCTTGCATGGCATCTCGTATCCGGGTTTTTATGTTGCGGCCAGTATCATTAACAGCCATCCGGCCATCGTCGCAGCATCGCCACAAGCCCCAATTGGAGACTGGTTTGTGGGGGATGACTTCCATGCAAACGGAGCTTTTTACCTTCAAGATGCTTTTAATTTTTTCTCCGGCTTCGAGCATCCCGAACCAACACCGACCCAAAAGCGGGGCAAATCCCTCGACATTCAATCGGATGATGCTTATACGTTTTTCTTGCGTTTGGGGGCACTTCGGAATGCAAATGAACGGTATTTTAAAGGCAAGGTGGACTTTTGGAATACCTTTATGAAGCACGGGACATATGATCAATTTTGGCAAGAGCGGAATATTATCCCCCACTTGAAGGGGGTAAAGTCGAATGTAATGACCGTGATTGGGGCTTTTGATGCGGAAGACCCCTATGGCGGATACGAGATTTTCCGTTCAATCGGGAAATTAAGTCCAGAAGTACCAACAAACCGCTTGGTGATTGGGCCTTGGTTCCACGGTGGTTGGGAACGGTCGGAGGGGAATTTCTTAGGGAATGTTCCATTTGTCCAAAAAACGGCTGTCCAGTACCGCGAATCTATAGACCTGCCTTTCTTTAACCACTATTTAAAGGGGAAGGGGGCATTTAACCAAGCGAATGTCCGTGCTTTTGCAAGTGGCTCCAATGAGTGGCACAACTTCGAGGTCTGGCCGCCCAAGAATGCGAACCCAACAACGTGGTATTTTCATCCATCGGGAAAAATCAAGAACCAAGCGCCAAGCTCGGCATCGGGCATGGATCGTTACGTCTCGGATCCGGCCAAGCCCGTACCTTATTCGCAACGCATTACGTTTGACCGCACCCGCGAATACATGACGGAAGACCAACGGTTTGCCGCCACACGTCCGGATGTTTTGGTGTATGAAACAGAGGCTTTAACCGAGGACGTAACGGTAGCTGGGCCGGTGGACATTCGCTTATTTGTTTCTACAACCGGAACGGATGCCGACTTTGTGGTCAAAGTAATTGATGTTTTTCCGGATTCCACAAAAGAAGTTCAGCCGCGCGACAAAAAATATCTGTCCAATCCTCTTGCGGGCTATCAGATGTTAGTTCGTTATGCGGTAATGAGGGGGAAATTTCGGAATAGCCTGTCCGAGCCGGAACCGATACAACCGGGGAAGGTGACTGAAATTCGTTGGAAAAGCCCACATATTTTCCACACCTTCAAAAAAGGCCATCGTCTGATGGTACAAGTGCAAAGCTCTTTCTTTCCTTTAATTGACAGAAACCCGCAAGTTTTTACCGATATTTATAGCGCGAAGGATTCAGATTTTAAAACGCAAACGCATACCCTTTATCGTTCGTCAAAATATCCATCTTCAATTACGATAGGGCGAATATCGGGGAACTAA
- a CDS encoding DUF1449 family protein, producing MDVFFQPERLVFTIPLMIAMGLWVLSAMGILNHHDADADLDADLHLEMGHGWFDAGLHFLGFGLVPLSLSVTWILFGFGISGLVLHVAFADFLPLIWTKNAFFIPIALVFGLMISAVLSRLLQSFFKDYGAAATERELVGKLATVKSNKATSTFGAATLRLDNGNEIEIAIRTERAGLELPYGSRVLLTGKLPGKDVFEVTAFDMS from the coding sequence ATGGATGTTTTTTTCCAACCAGAACGGCTTGTTTTCACCATCCCGCTGATGATTGCAATGGGGCTTTGGGTGCTGAGTGCAATGGGTATCTTGAATCACCATGATGCAGACGCAGACCTTGACGCAGATTTGCACTTGGAAATGGGTCACGGCTGGTTCGATGCTGGGTTACATTTTCTGGGATTTGGCTTGGTTCCGTTGTCCTTGTCGGTTACTTGGATCCTATTTGGGTTTGGGATAAGCGGTCTGGTCTTGCATGTTGCCTTTGCCGATTTTTTGCCTCTCATTTGGACAAAGAATGCTTTTTTCATTCCCATTGCGCTTGTTTTTGGGCTGATGATCTCGGCGGTTTTGTCGCGCTTGCTCCAGTCCTTCTTTAAAGATTATGGCGCAGCCGCAACCGAGCGGGAGTTGGTGGGGAAATTAGCAACGGTAAAAAGCAACAAAGCCACCTCCACGTTTGGGGCAGCAACACTCCGTTTGGACAATGGCAATGAGATTGAAATTGCTATCCGAACCGAGCGTGCTGGATTGGAGTTGCCGTATGGAAGCAGGGTTTTGCTTACTGGAAAACTACCCGGAAAAGACGTCTTTGAAGTAACAGCATTTGATATGTCTTAA
- a CDS encoding (2Fe-2S)-binding protein produces the protein METYITRCVCYRQSFGRLKTIAEENSLQTVEALQEVALFGENCGLCKPYVAEMLRTGKTVFTEIITAEPEKPL, from the coding sequence ATGGAAACCTATATCACCCGCTGTGTCTGTTACCGCCAATCCTTCGGGCGGCTCAAGACTATTGCCGAGGAAAACAGCCTCCAAACCGTCGAGGCATTACAAGAGGTGGCCTTGTTTGGGGAAAACTGCGGCCTCTGTAAACCCTATGTCGCCGAGATGCTGCGCACCGGAAAAACCGTCTTCACAGAGATCATAACAGCAGAACCGGAAAAGCCCTTGTAA
- a CDS encoding TonB-dependent receptor: protein MSYIHFCRLSTRRTFLLVFFIFKGFTPLWSQDTLHVTVIASRSAIPALIAPLRITHLDASHLSKQSFAALSEVLGRNGVFDIRAYGATGSAGLSMRGASTSQTLVLLDGFSVNHSQLGQADLSVIPVAALGGVEVLHGAASALYGSSAMGGTVFLHPTNTETKGWSANLSGGMAAFGERAAQIQVAFGHKNIHSRLTIRKFHTDGDFPYSSIMDNTATTQRRVGSVRDDDGLMASVGGKFGKHRIQLNTWLLNNDRQLPSPIDQAPMSESQQDQSQRIWLTDRFQMGKSKIQAGIMAHETQIRYQNPTYAIDDLGLTRALEGRLVAESALSDKILLFLGLETKSGTAHHPSIVPNSREKALAAFMSGVIKAKQTTIFPALRLDQAKMNEQSSTAFTQSFGLNRPLFKLGGTWLHTKASWGTVFRMPTFNDRFWQFGGNPDLKPERGWQTDTGLAWQKQQTAIELTAFLHRIQDQIAWAPNEIGAWQPQNIARVHAQGLEASAKTVISLTTKFSLHIGGHYTHTQSQDHANPTAPSFGKQIRYVPLHQGQMQLGGQYGHWQLSAIHRYTGKRFISADESSVLPSFGVLNAQLQHTFTRNWGHLGLLISLENATNAQYAILQNYPMPPRFLRFSAHLSLHTAYKR from the coding sequence ATGTCCTATATCCATTTCTGTCGTTTGTCAACACGGCGCACCTTCTTATTGGTTTTCTTTATCTTTAAAGGATTCACCCCATTATGGTCGCAAGACACCTTGCACGTTACCGTGATCGCCTCGCGCAGTGCCATACCAGCCCTCATAGCTCCATTACGGATAACCCACTTAGATGCATCGCACTTGTCCAAACAGTCTTTTGCAGCGCTTTCGGAAGTTTTGGGGCGAAATGGCGTTTTTGATATTCGGGCATATGGCGCAACAGGTAGCGCCGGATTGTCCATGCGCGGGGCATCCACTTCGCAAACATTGGTTTTGTTAGACGGTTTCTCGGTGAACCACAGCCAATTGGGGCAGGCCGATTTATCCGTTATTCCGGTTGCGGCATTGGGTGGCGTAGAGGTTTTACACGGCGCTGCAAGCGCCCTTTATGGTTCATCTGCTATGGGTGGAACCGTTTTTTTACATCCAACCAACACCGAGACAAAGGGCTGGAGTGCCAATTTATCTGGCGGGATGGCCGCTTTTGGCGAGCGGGCTGCACAGATACAAGTGGCCTTTGGTCATAAAAACATCCACAGCCGCTTGACGATTCGAAAATTCCACACCGATGGAGATTTCCCTTATTCCTCCATCATGGATAACACGGCAACCACACAACGGCGGGTGGGATCCGTCCGAGACGACGATGGCTTGATGGCTTCCGTTGGGGGGAAATTCGGAAAACACCGGATACAATTAAACACTTGGCTCCTCAACAACGACCGCCAGTTGCCATCTCCAATAGACCAAGCCCCGATGAGCGAATCGCAACAAGACCAATCGCAACGTATTTGGTTAACCGATCGTTTCCAGATGGGCAAATCTAAAATACAAGCGGGGATTATGGCACATGAGACCCAAATTCGTTACCAAAATCCCACATATGCTATAGATGATCTTGGCCTCACCCGTGCCCTCGAAGGTCGCTTGGTTGCCGAGAGCGCCCTATCCGATAAGATACTCTTGTTTCTTGGTTTAGAAACCAAAAGCGGAACCGCCCATCATCCAAGTATCGTTCCCAATAGCCGAGAAAAAGCCTTGGCGGCCTTCATGAGTGGGGTAATAAAAGCAAAGCAAACCACCATTTTTCCCGCTCTTCGATTAGATCAAGCCAAGATGAACGAACAATCCTCAACGGCTTTCACCCAATCGTTTGGTCTCAACCGTCCATTGTTCAAACTTGGTGGAACGTGGCTCCATACGAAAGCATCTTGGGGAACCGTTTTCCGAATGCCCACTTTTAACGACCGTTTTTGGCAATTTGGCGGGAATCCAGACCTCAAACCCGAAAGAGGTTGGCAAACCGATACAGGCTTGGCTTGGCAAAAACAACAAACCGCAATAGAACTAACCGCATTTTTACACCGGATACAAGACCAAATTGCGTGGGCGCCGAATGAAATTGGTGCTTGGCAACCACAAAACATTGCCCGTGTTCATGCACAAGGTTTAGAAGCAAGTGCAAAAACGGTTATTTCCCTCACGACCAAGTTCTCTTTACACATCGGTGGGCATTACACCCATACCCAAAGCCAAGACCACGCCAACCCCACAGCGCCATCTTTTGGCAAACAAATCCGCTACGTGCCCTTGCATCAAGGCCAAATGCAACTTGGCGGGCAGTATGGCCATTGGCAACTTTCCGCCATACACCGCTACACTGGAAAACGTTTTATCTCCGCAGACGAATCGAGTGTCCTGCCAAGTTTTGGGGTCTTAAATGCACAACTCCAGCACACGTTTACGCGAAACTGGGGGCATTTAGGGCTTTTGATCTCCCTCGAAAATGCCACTAACGCCCAATATGCCATCCTCCAGAACTATCCTATGCCACCGCGCTTCTTGCGGTTCTCTGCACACCTGAGCCTTCATACAGCATATAAACGTTAG
- a CDS encoding M1 family metallopeptidase: MRYVLTLFALLWAGNVVVAQPYTKADSLRGQYGRFRANNDLLYYDLKVRIDPVAEYLTGTNTIRFRMLSADNRIQLDLYENLKIEKVAYANQEVSYVREGNAFFVDFPEMLPKGSEQIITVHYGGKPKATSRFGGFVFGKDPTGNPWIYTACQDVGAQVWWPNKEQWKDEPEGMRLRVAVPNGLTNVSNGRLMGTKDLGDGYTEFDYVVHYPINNYNVSVNIAKYVHFGEKQGALTLDYYVLAPNLDKAKIQFSQVKPMMACFEKHFGPYPFPKDGFKLIEVPYSGMEHQSAVTYGNRFANGYLERDWTGVGISPKFDFIIIHESGHEWFGNSVSAQDRADMWIHEALDTYAEAVYVECMWNYEDAMRYVNGYAPKVVNKEPIIGPYGVAKTGASGDMYFKGTLFFNTLRHVLRNDTRWWNLWREYNHQFKHQNITAQQFIAFFNAQFGKDLSPIFDQYLRTVNLPTLELKYKGKNLQYRWVTEIKNFRMPVELKVGGKTKRLAATNQWQTLMNAPKTAVQVRTDLFYINVREVTE, from the coding sequence ATGAGATACGTACTTACCCTTTTTGCACTGCTTTGGGCAGGCAATGTTGTTGTCGCCCAGCCTTACACCAAAGCGGACTCTTTGCGGGGGCAATATGGCCGCTTTCGCGCCAATAACGACTTGCTCTACTACGATTTGAAGGTACGTATAGACCCTGTGGCGGAGTACCTCACTGGCACAAACACCATTCGCTTTCGGATGCTTTCGGCAGATAACCGGATACAATTAGACCTCTACGAAAACCTGAAAATCGAAAAAGTGGCGTATGCGAATCAGGAGGTCTCCTATGTGCGCGAAGGGAATGCCTTTTTTGTGGACTTCCCAGAAATGTTGCCCAAAGGCTCGGAACAGATCATTACGGTACATTATGGTGGCAAGCCCAAAGCCACCAGCCGATTTGGTGGGTTTGTTTTTGGCAAAGACCCCACTGGAAACCCGTGGATTTACACGGCTTGTCAGGACGTTGGGGCGCAGGTTTGGTGGCCCAACAAGGAACAATGGAAAGACGAGCCGGAAGGAATGCGGCTCCGGGTTGCGGTTCCGAATGGTCTGACGAATGTCTCTAATGGCCGTTTGATGGGGACAAAAGACTTGGGCGATGGCTATACCGAGTTCGACTATGTGGTGCATTATCCCATCAACAACTATAATGTATCGGTGAATATCGCGAAATACGTTCATTTTGGGGAAAAACAAGGCGCTCTAACGTTGGATTATTATGTCTTAGCCCCAAATCTCGATAAGGCAAAAATACAATTCAGCCAAGTGAAGCCCATGATGGCTTGTTTTGAAAAACACTTTGGCCCGTATCCATTCCCCAAAGACGGTTTTAAATTGATCGAAGTGCCTTATTCTGGAATGGAGCATCAATCTGCCGTAACGTATGGTAATCGGTTTGCAAATGGGTATTTGGAGCGGGATTGGACGGGTGTGGGGATTTCGCCTAAGTTCGACTTTATTATCATTCACGAAAGCGGACACGAGTGGTTTGGGAATAGTGTTTCGGCACAAGATCGCGCCGATATGTGGATTCACGAGGCCTTAGACACGTATGCAGAGGCTGTTTATGTGGAATGTATGTGGAACTATGAAGATGCGATGCGCTATGTAAATGGTTATGCGCCCAAAGTGGTGAACAAAGAACCAATCATTGGGCCTTATGGCGTTGCCAAAACGGGTGCAAGTGGCGATATGTACTTTAAAGGTACGTTGTTTTTTAATACTTTGCGCCACGTTCTCCGGAATGACACCCGCTGGTGGAACCTTTGGCGTGAATACAACCACCAATTTAAGCACCAAAACATTACCGCCCAGCAGTTTATCGCGTTTTTTAATGCGCAATTTGGGAAAGACTTGTCGCCTATTTTTGATCAATATCTCCGGACGGTGAACCTACCAACCTTGGAACTAAAGTACAAAGGAAAAAACCTCCAATACCGTTGGGTGACGGAGATAAAAAACTTTCGGATGCCCGTAGAACTGAAGGTGGGTGGGAAAACAAAGCGGCTTGCTGCAACGAATCAGTGGCAAACCCTGATGAATGCCCCCAAAACGGCTGTTCAAGTTCGGACGGATTTGTTCTATATCAATGTGCGGGAAGTTACAGAATAG
- a CDS encoding threo-3-hydroxy-L-aspartate ammonia-lyase: MSVQFSDVLEAAKRLQGYAHKTPVQMSRTVNKRTGCEVYFKCENLQRTGSFKFRGAFNALLALPDEARSRGVLTYSSGNHAQALACAGQILNVPVTVIMPADAPKVKIEATRGYGAEVIAYDRSEQSREELAKKIQTETGRVLIPPFDHPMVVAGQGTATKELIEEVGLLDVLIVCTGGGGLLSGSALAAKNLSPNCRVVGIEPAAGDDVTRSFQTGSIQSVHNPNTIADGARTHAPSELTFGLIRSYVDEMRTVSDEALARTMFFMWERLKLVVEPTGALATAGLFHTDVVRRGQRVGVLISGGNVALQAIPNLLEVAGIA, translated from the coding sequence ATGTCAGTTCAATTCTCAGACGTGTTAGAAGCTGCAAAACGCTTACAAGGATATGCGCATAAAACGCCTGTACAAATGTCGCGGACGGTAAATAAGCGTACTGGCTGTGAAGTCTATTTTAAATGCGAAAACCTACAACGAACTGGTTCTTTCAAGTTTAGAGGTGCTTTTAATGCGCTTTTGGCCTTACCGGATGAAGCACGAAGCCGAGGGGTGCTAACCTATTCATCTGGCAATCATGCACAAGCCTTGGCCTGTGCGGGTCAGATCTTAAACGTACCCGTCACGGTTATCATGCCAGCCGATGCGCCCAAAGTGAAAATAGAAGCAACACGCGGATATGGTGCCGAAGTGATTGCCTACGATCGGTCCGAGCAATCACGGGAAGAACTGGCAAAAAAAATCCAAACGGAAACGGGACGTGTGCTGATTCCGCCTTTCGATCATCCAATGGTAGTAGCCGGACAAGGAACGGCCACAAAAGAGCTGATCGAGGAAGTCGGTTTATTGGATGTTTTAATCGTGTGTACAGGTGGTGGCGGCTTGCTTTCGGGAAGTGCCTTGGCCGCAAAAAATCTGAGTCCGAATTGTCGGGTTGTGGGGATTGAGCCTGCCGCCGGAGACGATGTAACGCGGTCTTTCCAAACCGGAAGCATCCAATCCGTCCACAATCCAAATACCATTGCGGATGGGGCACGAACACACGCGCCTTCAGAACTCACGTTTGGCCTTATTCGGAGCTATGTGGACGAGATGCGTACCGTGTCCGACGAAGCACTTGCCCGAACCATGTTTTTTATGTGGGAGCGCCTAAAGTTGGTGGTAGAGCCAACCGGTGCTTTGGCCACTGCGGGCTTGTTTCATACCGATGTGGTGCGCCGAGGACAACGGGTGGGCGTCCTTATTTCCGGCGGAAATGTGGCATTACAGGCCATTCCGAACTTGTTGGAAGTGGCAGGTATAGCATAA
- a CDS encoding geranylgeranylglycerol-phosphate geranylgeranyltransferase, with product MKQKLKGFLKLCRPLNTLMFWVSVWIGTWLQGSWLIFENRLWIQVLWAAFSATAIGAGSNAINDYYDIEIDRINRPNRPLPSGILSLNEAWWAWAVLSGLGIGLGVLLSFLHVLVAVLCVGLLYAYSRWLKKTPFLGNVMVSSIGSLGVLYGAWVVGSGDLVVWAMLFAFWATLARELVKDIQDIHGDQADGAKTLPIIWGEMPTRLLAGGCIGITILITPLPYLWAMYSGTYLVLVCIANAVFLLAAYTLGTQGEQQITRTSSLLKGGMMLGMLALATQPL from the coding sequence ATGAAACAAAAACTAAAGGGCTTTCTAAAACTATGCCGCCCCTTAAACACGCTCATGTTTTGGGTAAGTGTTTGGATTGGTACTTGGTTACAAGGTAGTTGGCTGATTTTTGAAAACCGTCTTTGGATTCAAGTCCTTTGGGCAGCCTTTTCCGCAACGGCCATCGGTGCAGGTTCGAATGCAATTAATGACTATTATGACATTGAAATAGACCGGATAAATCGCCCAAATCGTCCTCTACCAAGCGGCATATTGTCCTTAAACGAAGCGTGGTGGGCATGGGCCGTACTTTCCGGTCTGGGGATTGGCTTAGGGGTGCTTTTGTCTTTCCTTCATGTATTGGTGGCGGTTCTTTGTGTGGGTTTGTTGTATGCGTATAGTCGTTGGCTCAAAAAAACGCCTTTTTTAGGGAATGTGATGGTCTCCAGTATTGGTTCTTTAGGAGTTTTGTATGGGGCTTGGGTTGTGGGAAGTGGTGATCTGGTGGTCTGGGCCATGCTTTTTGCTTTTTGGGCGACACTTGCCAGAGAATTGGTCAAAGACATACAAGATATACACGGCGATCAAGCCGATGGCGCTAAAACATTGCCCATTATTTGGGGGGAAATGCCAACCCGTTTGCTTGCCGGAGGCTGTATTGGAATCACCATCCTCATTACACCATTGCCTTACCTCTGGGCGATGTATAGTGGGACATACTTGGTGTTGGTTTGTATTGCCAATGCCGTTTTCCTTTTGGCCGCTTATACATTGGGTACGCAAGGGGAACAACAAATTACCCGCACCAGTTCGTTGCTTAAAGGTGGCATGATGTTGGGTATGCTGGCACTTGCAACGCAACCTTTATAA
- a CDS encoding sulfite oxidase-like oxidoreductase gives MKNKSLPPEIAKRVPPGQFLTEKFPVLTYGSTPKISPTDWKLRVFGAVASDKIFTWDDLMALPQIELKTDFHCVTTWSKLDNVWRGVHIREILDSIELLPEACYVMAHAYGGYTTNMPLDVLNDADVLLAYGHNGENLTPEHGFPVRLVVPKKYAWKSAKWLSGLEFMPQDRPGFWERNGYSMSADPFLEERYW, from the coding sequence ATGAAAAATAAAAGTTTACCACCAGAGATTGCAAAAAGAGTGCCCCCCGGCCAGTTTCTAACGGAGAAGTTTCCGGTGCTCACCTATGGCAGTACGCCCAAAATTTCTCCCACAGATTGGAAACTCCGCGTCTTTGGTGCTGTGGCTTCCGATAAAATATTTACTTGGGACGATCTGATGGCCTTACCACAAATCGAACTGAAGACCGATTTTCATTGCGTTACCACATGGAGTAAGTTGGACAATGTTTGGCGAGGCGTTCACATTCGCGAAATTTTAGACAGTATAGAACTCCTTCCAGAAGCGTGTTACGTTATGGCTCATGCCTACGGCGGTTATACCACCAATATGCCCTTAGACGTCCTAAACGATGCGGATGTTCTCTTGGCATATGGGCACAATGGCGAAAACCTAACTCCAGAACATGGCTTTCCGGTTCGTTTGGTGGTTCCCAAAAAATACGCATGGAAAAGCGCCAAATGGCTGAGTGGATTGGAATTTATGCCGCAAGATCGGCCCGGTTTTTGGGAACGAAATGGCTATAGCATGAGCGCCGACCCCTTCCTCGAAGAGCGTTATTGGTAG
- a CDS encoding RNA polymerase sigma factor, which translates to MSNPFPPELIEKAKTGHQAANNLLFSRLRPILQGYFVRQIGMKDHVEDLVQNTLVRVHRSLPDLQQNDRFKAFAMKAALFELQDLYRGRYGIRETVYDPDEMPDRATMPEDVGLQMDLKKVLEELSPKARHIIELKQLGYPYEEIAQMVGTTEAAIKMQVKRAFDRLRALLTQTLGSVLLLFFSN; encoded by the coding sequence ATGAGCAATCCCTTCCCTCCCGAATTGATAGAAAAGGCCAAAACCGGTCATCAAGCCGCCAATAACCTCCTCTTTTCCCGATTACGCCCAATCCTTCAAGGATATTTTGTGCGACAAATTGGCATGAAAGACCACGTAGAGGATTTGGTTCAAAATACATTGGTGCGGGTACACCGAAGTTTGCCAGACCTGCAACAAAACGATCGTTTTAAGGCTTTTGCAATGAAGGCCGCCCTTTTTGAACTACAAGACCTTTATCGGGGGCGCTATGGAATCCGTGAAACGGTTTATGATCCAGATGAAATGCCCGACCGTGCCACAATGCCCGAAGATGTAGGTCTGCAAATGGATTTGAAAAAAGTATTAGAAGAACTGTCCCCAAAAGCACGGCACATTATTGAACTCAAACAATTAGGATATCCCTACGAGGAAATTGCACAAATGGTTGGAACCACCGAAGCCGCCATCAAGATGCAAGTGAAACGAGCGTTCGATCGCCTTCGTGCCCTTTTAACCCAAACGCTTGGATCGGTTTTGTTACTCTTTTTTTCCAATTAA
- a CDS encoding FecR family protein — MDALLQCIPLWDELSREERELWLKAANESHELVAAAKDWKAFSQRLQAHLDTYLPDSEVLVLHALALEAPQSLTPEEQKKLTLNKEKLAAAFREVGALPLIVERIRTQIVDFESEWTTQTLSAGRTPIQAPNEPIQAPQNWFARYPMVTWMGSVALAVGVIMLGLWTIFNILSEDSPITSNHYTTVLPNPFNVETILNDREEARTIELPDGSEVTLFPHARLQYSRNNFKRRVRASGKFFFDVKKQGEIFFIESGNALTSVVGTSFALNATTNQTEVILLQGEVMLASRYDESKVVRLSPGEQSRVLNTQEPTTPQMADIGASLTWTNKFYFRGTTLKNAIIQLEKAYGVNIKIPENTSRRTIEGTFDRNEKIADILTKIGLVLQLNVHQKSDQTFELNSL; from the coding sequence ATGGACGCACTGTTACAATGTATTCCGCTATGGGATGAACTTTCCCGCGAGGAGCGAGAATTGTGGTTGAAAGCTGCAAATGAATCGCATGAATTGGTTGCGGCTGCCAAAGATTGGAAGGCATTTTCCCAACGCTTACAAGCCCACTTGGATACATATCTTCCCGATAGTGAAGTTCTTGTTTTACATGCACTTGCCTTGGAAGCCCCTCAAAGCTTGACACCAGAGGAACAGAAAAAACTGACCCTAAACAAGGAAAAATTAGCGGCTGCCTTTAGAGAAGTAGGTGCTTTACCATTGATTGTCGAGCGTATCCGAACACAAATAGTAGATTTTGAGTCGGAGTGGACAACCCAAACACTTTCTGCCGGACGTACACCCATACAAGCACCAAACGAACCCATCCAAGCCCCGCAAAACTGGTTTGCACGCTATCCGATGGTAACGTGGATGGGTAGCGTAGCCCTTGCCGTCGGTGTGATTATGTTGGGGCTTTGGACCATCTTTAACATTCTTTCCGAGGACTCTCCGATCACCTCAAACCATTATACAACAGTTTTACCCAACCCCTTTAATGTAGAAACCATTCTGAATGATCGTGAAGAAGCACGAACAATAGAACTGCCAGACGGAAGTGAGGTCACGTTGTTTCCTCATGCTCGGCTACAGTACTCCCGAAACAACTTTAAGCGCCGCGTCCGAGCTTCCGGTAAATTCTTTTTTGACGTCAAAAAACAAGGTGAGATATTTTTTATTGAGTCTGGGAATGCCCTCACAAGTGTTGTCGGAACCAGTTTTGCACTGAATGCGACCACCAACCAAACCGAGGTGATCTTGTTACAAGGCGAGGTTATGTTGGCAAGCCGTTACGATGAATCCAAGGTTGTTCGGTTGTCTCCGGGTGAACAGAGCCGTGTATTAAACACCCAAGAGCCTACAACACCCCAAATGGCGGACATCGGAGCCTCTTTGACATGGACGAATAAGTTTTATTTTCGGGGAACGACCCTGAAAAATGCCATTATTCAATTAGAAAAGGCTTATGGAGTAAATATCAAAATTCCGGAAAACACCTCCCGGAGAACGATTGAAGGCACTTTTGACCGAAATGAAAAGATAGCCGATATCCTCACAAAAATTGGGTTGGTGCTCCAGTTAAACGTACACCAAAAATCCGATCAGACGTTTGAATTAAATAGTCTGTGA